One segment of Candidatus Omnitrophota bacterium DNA contains the following:
- a CDS encoding ATP-binding protein, producing MFHKSIRFKITIIYMAILAMTLSVFSAILYHQVSKSLCENMDTLLRSRAEGIVSAISTYWSTERLGTMRYGANAETDGEYVDFPTIAHRWVEAKSKDPKLLNIIVQIFDAKGDIVASSKNTQGITSVSDQTLYAALQGRSTFETLRSSFPTKKVQLFRVFIAPAIQNESVEYIVQVGSPLDPINNALYSLKVTIFILFPITVLITGVMGAFLATMTLRPVDSMIRTIHDITAENMKMKLAIPDTKDEIQKLAETFNDMLARLDATFTSQRHLFEDLSHELKTPLTILKGEFEVVLKKMRAPDEYETVLRSSLEEVDKMTRLVENLLMLASFESKKIMPERTRVDVGLLLKSVINSIRKLSDLKKVDVSFGGIEGAAVTGDEKQLKQLFLNIIDNAVKYTPQGGSVGVRVEGGDKNVKVIVKDTGVGIPKGDIEHIFDRFYRVHSARGVHGFGLGLSIVKSIVDAHKGRIDIDSIPGKGTSFVIILPL from the coding sequence ATGTTCCATAAATCCATCCGCTTTAAGATAACGATCATCTACATGGCCATACTGGCCATGACACTCTCCGTATTCAGCGCCATACTATATCATCAGGTGAGCAAGTCCCTTTGCGAAAACATGGATACCCTCTTAAGGTCGAGAGCGGAAGGCATAGTATCGGCCATCAGCACCTATTGGTCCACCGAGAGGCTCGGGACGATGCGTTATGGCGCTAACGCCGAGACCGACGGAGAATATGTCGATTTTCCCACCATCGCGCATCGCTGGGTCGAGGCAAAATCGAAAGACCCGAAACTGCTTAATATCATAGTGCAGATATTCGACGCGAAGGGCGACATAGTAGCATCGTCGAAAAATACCCAGGGCATAACGAGCGTGTCCGACCAGACACTTTACGCGGCCCTGCAGGGCAGAAGTACGTTCGAGACCCTGCGCTCGTCGTTTCCCACGAAAAAAGTACAACTCTTCCGCGTATTCATCGCGCCCGCGATACAGAATGAAAGCGTGGAATACATAGTTCAGGTCGGAAGCCCCCTCGATCCCATAAATAACGCGCTCTATAGTCTTAAAGTCACCATATTCATACTCTTTCCGATCACTGTATTGATTACGGGGGTCATGGGCGCGTTCCTCGCGACCATGACGTTGCGGCCGGTCGACAGCATGATTCGCACTATCCACGATATAACGGCCGAGAACATGAAGATGAAGCTCGCCATTCCGGACACCAAGGATGAGATACAGAAGCTTGCCGAAACATTCAATGATATGTTGGCTCGTCTCGACGCTACTTTTACGTCGCAGAGGCATCTGTTCGAGGACTTATCACACGAGCTCAAGACGCCGCTTACCATATTAAAAGGAGAGTTCGAGGTTGTCCTGAAAAAGATGCGCGCTCCCGACGAATATGAAACTGTACTCAGATCCAGTCTTGAGGAAGTCGACAAGATGACTCGGCTTGTGGAGAACCTTCTGATGCTGGCGAGTTTCGAGTCGAAAAAGATAATGCCGGAGAGGACACGGGTGGATGTGGGGCTACTGCTTAAAAGCGTTATAAATAGTATCAGGAAGCTCTCCGATCTGAAAAAAGTTGATGTAAGTTTCGGTGGAATAGAGGGGGCCGCTGTTACAGGAGACGAGAAACAGTTGAAACAGCTCTTCCTTAATATAATAGATAACGCAGTTAAATATACGCCTCAAGGGGGATCGGTCGGGGTTAGGGTGGAGGGGGGCGATAAAAACGTAAAAGTTATAGTCAAAGATACCGGTGTCGGGATACCTAAAGGCGATATCGAGCACATATTCGACAGGTTTTACCGTGTGCATAGCGCGAGGGGCGTCCACGGCTTCGGCCTCGGCCTTAGCATAGTCAAATCGATCGTCGATGCGCATAAAGGCCGCATAGACATAGATAGCATTCCAGGAAAAGGAACATCCTTCGTAATAATCCTGCCGTTATGA
- a CDS encoding CIA30 family protein has product MMKKMAYVFAVIAMACAVVLPQAFAAEKPVASAAGELMVSDFDAGEKPNNIGGDFGAWSKDPTDFSQGCTESFDSVNRYGTKGFAMKLEYSVESKNPAYNGFWMFLQNLDASKYDNVALRVKGDAKAGYTTVFKLELKNASKQVGRYYVTNISDQWQDIVVPLKDFKGLTDFSNLTEFVIVFEDRIASNKKGVIYIDDIRFTKNK; this is encoded by the coding sequence ATGATGAAAAAAATGGCTTATGTATTTGCAGTTATAGCCATGGCGTGCGCGGTAGTGTTGCCGCAGGCGTTTGCCGCCGAAAAGCCGGTAGCCAGCGCGGCCGGTGAGCTTATGGTATCCGATTTCGATGCCGGAGAGAAGCCGAATAATATCGGTGGTGATTTTGGCGCGTGGAGCAAGGATCCCACAGATTTTTCGCAGGGATGCACGGAGTCTTTTGACAGCGTCAACAGGTACGGCACCAAAGGTTTCGCTATGAAACTTGAGTACAGCGTCGAGTCAAAGAACCCGGCGTACAACGGATTCTGGATGTTCCTTCAGAACCTGGATGCTTCAAAGTATGACAATGTAGCGTTAAGAGTAAAGGGCGATGCGAAAGCCGGTTATACTACGGTTTTCAAGCTTGAGCTGAAGAACGCGAGCAAGCAGGTTGGCCGTTATTACGTTACAAACATATCCGATCAGTGGCAGGATATCGTGGTTCCTTTGAAGGATTTCAAAGGGCTTACCGATTTCTCTAACCTGACCGAGTTTGTTATCGTATTTGAAGACAGGATCGCGTCCAACAAGAAGGGCGTAATCTACATCGACGATATCAGATTTACAAAGAACAAATAG
- a CDS encoding tetratricopeptide repeat protein → MRKIIFVLVAISCAFLTPLSFTHAADNASQDTSGQEQIPPAKFDEELARMSHADSDAAVIKAAEEAMAKCARADDFQRFAENVRSMAETKSNFKYMASLYYVIAKARIDELAFLSRRNDIESGRRYMSLNETYRNEAADYIEKALATAQSKDLMLDIYLLKFLAAKEEFQPQMAEEFLSDMSDKIAKYSNDSELNKRQLYRMTDEFVNKGLGDYALKLKIAYLAKVDQKTAQEILEDIRKDADKNFARGNTRAASEIYDIYMKAGAPYFNKDVMGAKAMEIAEKYFGGNRYREARKYYEAYAADYPDSKVMDYCKYKTALCYYNEKDYKNAVNSLEEFLGTYQNSVWFDRAFETLCRIYFCEFPKEESLPGLERLVKNYYRKNTGDLAYVFIGLTHYADKEYDKALEDMKKIDINSVYAYTADIIITDIKEIKKGSNPSYTFGAKDKYRMWEPLKPATVEIVPVEAGDANEWLKGGAKGEDKKLEITYTENGTPVVTVKPGAKIKFTLPTLADEDRFAEYLQDKEDVSRLPKKIKDESEKDLLSLQWTSEGGKFIDERQTRDKAWQAPQEPGRYRISITADDLGLVREPDKGIRKDPVKELSMIVNVTEEVKSGN, encoded by the coding sequence ATGAGAAAGATAATATTCGTATTGGTTGCCATAAGCTGCGCTTTTTTAACGCCGCTGTCTTTTACGCACGCCGCCGATAACGCATCTCAGGACACCTCCGGCCAGGAGCAGATTCCACCGGCAAAATTTGACGAAGAACTTGCGCGGATGTCCCACGCCGATTCCGACGCGGCTGTGATAAAAGCCGCCGAAGAGGCTATGGCTAAATGCGCCCGCGCCGACGATTTCCAGAGATTTGCCGAAAACGTCCGGAGCATGGCCGAGACGAAATCGAATTTTAAATATATGGCCTCGCTGTATTATGTTATCGCAAAGGCCAGGATAGACGAGCTCGCGTTCCTTTCGCGCAGGAATGATATCGAGTCCGGCAGGCGCTACATGTCATTGAACGAAACCTATCGTAATGAAGCCGCTGATTATATAGAGAAGGCGCTTGCTACTGCGCAGTCCAAGGATTTGATGCTCGACATATACCTCCTAAAATTTCTCGCCGCGAAAGAAGAGTTCCAGCCGCAGATGGCGGAAGAGTTTTTGTCGGACATGTCGGACAAGATAGCGAAATACTCAAACGATAGCGAGCTTAACAAGAGACAGCTCTACAGAATGACCGACGAGTTCGTGAATAAAGGGCTCGGCGACTATGCGCTCAAACTGAAGATAGCGTATCTCGCGAAGGTCGACCAGAAGACGGCCCAGGAGATACTCGAGGACATAAGGAAGGATGCCGACAAGAATTTTGCCCGCGGTAATACCAGGGCCGCATCCGAGATATACGACATATATATGAAGGCCGGAGCCCCTTATTTTAATAAAGATGTTATGGGCGCCAAGGCGATGGAGATAGCGGAAAAATATTTCGGGGGCAACAGGTATCGTGAAGCGAGAAAATATTATGAAGCCTATGCCGCGGATTATCCGGACTCCAAGGTTATGGATTATTGTAAATATAAGACCGCTTTATGTTATTACAACGAGAAAGATTACAAGAACGCCGTAAACAGTCTGGAGGAGTTTCTTGGCACCTATCAGAATTCCGTATGGTTCGACCGCGCGTTTGAGACACTCTGCCGGATATACTTCTGCGAATTTCCAAAAGAGGAATCTCTCCCCGGCCTTGAGAGACTTGTGAAGAATTATTACAGGAAAAATACAGGCGATCTCGCGTACGTTTTCATAGGCCTTACCCATTATGCCGACAAGGAATACGATAAAGCGCTCGAGGACATGAAGAAGATAGACATAAACAGTGTTTATGCTTATACCGCCGATATTATTATTACAGACATAAAAGAGATAAAGAAGGGTTCGAATCCTTCCTATACATTCGGAGCGAAAGATAAATATAGGATGTGGGAACCGCTGAAACCGGCTACCGTGGAGATAGTGCCGGTAGAAGCGGGTGATGCCAATGAATGGTTGAAGGGCGGCGCAAAGGGCGAAGATAAGAAACTCGAAATAACATATACGGAAAATGGCACGCCGGTCGTTACGGTGAAGCCCGGCGCGAAGATAAAATTTACACTGCCGACATTGGCGGATGAAGACAGGTTCGCGGAATATCTGCAGGACAAAGAAGATGTGAGCCGCCTGCCCAAGAAGATTAAAGATGAGAGCGAAAAGGATCTTTTGAGTCTGCAATGGACCTCCGAAGGCGGTAAGTTTATCGATGAGAGGCAGACCAGGGACAAGGCATGGCAGGCGCCGCAGGAGCCGGGCCGGTATAGGATATCGATAACTGCCGACGATCTGGGCTTAGTCCGCGAGCCGGACAAAGGCATCAGGAAAGACCCTGTCAAAGAATTGAGCATGATAGTGAATGTAACAGAAGAAGTAAAGAGCGGAAATTAA
- a CDS encoding glucoamylase family protein → MAYPIKQKIAFISFLSAIIGLILNISPLYSAQDTSTSGAAKAVAPIVLMNYNDGTLTNSLGGISGGKDTKPGTMYPTAIPDEGFTHGDNGYSVRLDFDVRNLGEYAFYWMKLGKQLPDKKDATAPLDLRGYNYISLWIKGAQEEGDMKIELHQDADGNGLFMFDKDITSFVYANAFLRSGKISKEWQKLTIPLKYFSKITDWSKIIELVFVFENKSGNKEGTVYIDDIIFGSKPPEIFDVHPGNEINSPIAASFTVNGSAAKQCFALKGLSVLAIKAETSKDNPLIESVRFEYSVDKGTNWKTIGYDYDVSKKIYKVEWTLDNARQLYNYQVRAVATDINGTEKVTGVLIDCGVEPITDDEFLDLVERKAFEFFNEHQNPVTGLFADTSGGGDASIASTGFGLAALCVGAERGWIDKKEAKGRISKTLDTFLPKSKDAEPLAEGKYGFFYHFLNPHNGKRAGKSEISTVDTAILVAGAITAGEYFGQEIKTKAEELYKRVEWEKFLNTDQGGWYNCYSMGWSPERGFLSSYWDYYTDEVVLITLLAIGSPTYPAPPDVFYAWARNKDAYKDGKSFIYSWHGSLFSYQYANIWFNFQDIADRQGINWFENSTNATLANRQFCIDNAEKYKGFGQNNWGITSMSRPEGYTMHFGVPPTGNGEPENDNTLSPTAPAGSMVFTPYLSMAALKHMYVNYPKLWGQYGLKDSFNPARDWYASTYYGIGEAMMLLPVENFRSGFIWKNFMKNADIKRALQRAGFTKVKGKK, encoded by the coding sequence ATGGCCTATCCAATAAAACAAAAAATAGCATTCATATCTTTTCTTTCCGCCATCATCGGGCTTATATTAAATATATCACCATTATATTCGGCACAAGACACTTCCACGTCCGGCGCCGCTAAAGCGGTCGCGCCGATCGTGCTTATGAATTACAACGACGGAACTCTTACCAATTCCCTGGGCGGCATCTCCGGCGGTAAAGACACAAAGCCCGGCACAATGTATCCCACAGCCATCCCTGACGAAGGATTCACGCACGGAGACAACGGTTATTCCGTCCGGCTCGATTTCGATGTCCGGAACCTCGGCGAATACGCTTTTTACTGGATGAAGCTGGGCAAACAGCTCCCTGATAAAAAGGATGCGACCGCGCCGCTCGATCTGCGCGGATATAATTACATTTCGCTATGGATAAAAGGCGCCCAGGAAGAGGGCGATATGAAGATAGAGCTTCATCAGGATGCCGATGGTAACGGGCTCTTCATGTTCGATAAGGATATAACGAGTTTCGTATACGCGAACGCATTTTTAAGATCCGGCAAGATATCTAAGGAATGGCAGAAGCTTACGATACCTTTAAAATATTTTTCGAAGATTACCGACTGGTCGAAGATAATCGAGCTTGTTTTTGTATTTGAGAATAAATCCGGTAATAAGGAAGGTACAGTTTACATAGACGACATAATATTCGGTTCCAAGCCGCCGGAAATATTCGATGTTCATCCGGGCAACGAGATAAACTCTCCGATAGCGGCTTCTTTTACGGTAAACGGTTCCGCCGCCAAACAATGTTTCGCCCTGAAAGGTTTGAGCGTACTTGCGATAAAGGCCGAGACCTCTAAAGACAATCCCCTCATAGAGAGTGTAAGATTTGAATACAGCGTAGATAAGGGCACGAATTGGAAGACGATAGGGTATGATTACGATGTCAGCAAAAAGATATATAAGGTAGAGTGGACGCTCGATAACGCAAGACAGCTTTACAATTATCAGGTCCGGGCGGTTGCCACCGATATCAATGGCACTGAGAAAGTCACCGGTGTCCTGATAGATTGCGGCGTTGAGCCTATTACAGACGATGAGTTTTTAGATCTGGTCGAGCGGAAAGCTTTTGAGTTTTTTAATGAACACCAGAATCCTGTGACGGGACTTTTCGCCGATACTTCCGGCGGAGGGGACGCGTCCATCGCATCGACAGGTTTTGGCCTGGCCGCCCTGTGCGTCGGAGCCGAGCGCGGCTGGATAGATAAAAAGGAAGCGAAGGGGCGGATATCGAAGACACTCGATACATTCCTGCCGAAGTCTAAAGATGCCGAGCCGCTCGCGGAAGGTAAATACGGATTTTTCTACCATTTCCTGAATCCCCACAATGGTAAGCGCGCCGGCAAGAGTGAGATATCGACGGTCGATACGGCTATACTTGTGGCGGGCGCCATTACGGCCGGTGAATATTTCGGCCAGGAGATAAAAACTAAAGCCGAAGAATTATATAAGAGAGTCGAGTGGGAAAAGTTCCTGAACACAGACCAGGGCGGATGGTATAATTGTTATTCCATGGGATGGTCTCCGGAGCGTGGATTTTTAAGTTCTTACTGGGACTACTATACGGATGAAGTCGTATTGATAACTCTTCTTGCCATAGGCTCTCCTACTTATCCGGCGCCACCTGATGTGTTTTACGCCTGGGCAAGAAATAAAGATGCCTACAAAGACGGGAAGAGTTTTATATACAGCTGGCACGGGAGCCTATTCTCATACCAGTACGCTAACATATGGTTTAATTTTCAGGATATCGCGGACAGGCAGGGGATAAACTGGTTCGAAAATTCTACTAACGCCACCCTCGCCAACAGGCAGTTCTGCATAGACAACGCGGAAAAATATAAAGGGTTCGGCCAGAACAACTGGGGGATAACCTCGATGTCGAGGCCTGAGGGCTATACGATGCATTTCGGAGTTCCTCCGACCGGTAACGGAGAGCCGGAGAACGACAATACGCTGTCTCCGACGGCCCCGGCAGGATCTATGGTATTCACGCCGTATCTTTCGATGGCGGCGCTCAAGCACATGTACGTGAACTATCCGAAGCTCTGGGGCCAATATGGTCTTAAGGATTCGTTTAACCCGGCGCGTGATTGGTACGCGTCCACCTACTATGGCATAGGGGAAGCGATGATGCTTTTGCCGGTCGAGAATTTCCGTTCGGGTTTTATATGGAAAAATTTTATGAAGAATGCCGATATAAAACGCGCCCTGCAGAGGGCGGGCTTTACGAAAGTAAAAGGTAAGAAGTAA
- a CDS encoding glucoamylase family protein yields the protein MKKLGITAVLLLLLSAFVMRFGVAQESSAKSRNDAKTPASVVIADFNRDSLVNNLNGESGTWEKNPEDKTQWAVASLEGVTRCGDSGSSLKLEYSVDSTGDAVNGFWTQLRDFDASRYDHFEFWVKGDEKKLFPSVFKIEFHKFEKSPDGYEQTITGSFVVKGVTGRWQKISIPLNVMNGITDWRDIREMVITFEKRRVDSPEGVLYFDDFAFVRTGNPGPGVNDPVEHKKKKTAEGISTEDFAKFLIARLGGFPSKVFVKKEFPKDDRAFLKEIAKDTWKYFDACVDKEYGLPLDNIEFTENAVISKDTRIGDYTNITNVGVYLMCVVSASDLGFITKEEAVKRLSLTLTSIEKLEKFKNFPYNYYDITIFQRTSNFVSFVDSGWLAAGLIVAKNAFPKELGSTCQNLIDSMNFSFFYDPVERQMYHGFYTNIDYYSEYRYGAFYTEPRAISYIAIGKGDVPKEHWFSLMRTFPETWFWQTETPKDRREKTYLGCKVMGGYYTYGDLKFVPSWGGSMFEALMPTLIIDERRLAPKGLGLNDERHAVIQARYALEKLEYPVFGMSPSCVPEGGYSEYGAKPLGMKGYKAGVVTPHATFLALEFIPKECVKNLRTILQKYNAYGEYGFYDAIDVKTGKVAVKYMCLDQAMSFIAINNYLNKGAIRKRFHNDPIAKNAEELLKVENLFD from the coding sequence ATGAAGAAGCTTGGCATAACAGCGGTACTTTTGCTGTTACTATCGGCTTTCGTAATGAGGTTCGGTGTTGCGCAGGAGTCGTCAGCTAAATCCCGCAACGACGCGAAGACCCCGGCCTCGGTGGTGATAGCCGATTTTAATAGGGACTCTCTGGTAAATAATCTTAACGGCGAATCCGGCACCTGGGAGAAGAACCCCGAGGATAAGACGCAGTGGGCGGTCGCCTCTCTCGAAGGCGTTACAAGGTGCGGCGATTCAGGTTCTTCTCTGAAACTCGAATATAGCGTCGATTCCACTGGCGACGCTGTCAACGGCTTCTGGACGCAACTCCGCGATTTTGACGCGTCGCGCTACGACCATTTTGAATTCTGGGTGAAGGGGGACGAGAAGAAACTCTTCCCTTCGGTCTTCAAAATAGAGTTTCATAAGTTCGAGAAGAGTCCCGACGGTTACGAGCAGACGATAACCGGTAGTTTTGTGGTAAAAGGCGTTACCGGGCGCTGGCAGAAGATATCCATTCCCCTGAATGTGATGAACGGCATAACGGATTGGCGCGACATAAGGGAGATGGTTATAACTTTTGAGAAGAGGCGCGTCGATTCTCCGGAAGGAGTGTTATACTTCGACGACTTCGCCTTCGTCCGTACCGGCAACCCGGGCCCCGGCGTAAATGATCCCGTCGAGCATAAAAAGAAAAAGACGGCTGAAGGCATATCCACAGAAGATTTTGCGAAGTTCCTCATAGCCCGCCTGGGCGGTTTTCCCTCCAAAGTATTTGTCAAAAAAGAATTTCCGAAAGACGACAGGGCGTTCTTAAAAGAGATAGCTAAAGATACATGGAAGTATTTCGACGCCTGCGTGGATAAAGAATACGGCTTGCCTCTCGACAATATAGAATTTACCGAAAATGCCGTTATATCCAAAGATACCAGGATAGGTGACTATACCAATATAACGAATGTCGGCGTCTATCTCATGTGCGTTGTTTCCGCAAGCGACCTCGGGTTTATTACGAAAGAAGAAGCGGTAAAGCGGCTTAGTTTGACACTTACCTCCATCGAAAAACTCGAAAAGTTCAAAAATTTCCCCTATAATTATTACGATATAACTATATTCCAGCGCACATCCAATTTTGTATCGTTCGTAGACAGCGGCTGGCTCGCGGCCGGCCTTATCGTGGCGAAAAACGCTTTTCCTAAAGAACTCGGGTCGACCTGCCAGAACCTGATCGATTCCATGAATTTCTCTTTCTTTTACGATCCGGTCGAGCGTCAGATGTATCACGGCTTTTACACCAACATAGATTACTATTCGGAATACCGCTACGGCGCGTTCTACACGGAGCCGCGGGCGATCAGTTACATCGCCATAGGTAAAGGCGATGTCCCAAAGGAGCATTGGTTCTCCCTTATGAGGACTTTTCCTGAAACATGGTTCTGGCAGACCGAGACGCCCAAAGATAGGCGAGAGAAGACGTATCTCGGATGCAAAGTCATGGGCGGTTACTACACCTATGGCGATCTTAAGTTCGTTCCGAGTTGGGGCGGAAGCATGTTCGAAGCTCTTATGCCGACGCTGATAATAGATGAACGCAGGCTTGCGCCCAAGGGGCTTGGTTTAAACGACGAGAGGCACGCCGTGATCCAGGCGCGCTATGCGTTAGAGAAGCTCGAATACCCCGTCTTCGGCATGTCGCCTTCGTGCGTGCCGGAAGGAGGCTATTCGGAATATGGGGCAAAGCCGCTTGGAATGAAAGGGTATAAAGCGGGCGTGGTAACTCCGCACGCTACGTTCCTGGCGCTCGAATTCATTCCTAAGGAGTGCGTTAAAAATCTGCGCACGATTCTGCAAAAATATAACGCTTACGGTGAATACGGTTTTTATGACGCTATAGATGTAAAAACAGGCAAGGTCGCGGTAAAATATATGTGCCTCGATCAGGCCATGTCTTTCATAGCCATCAATAACTACCTCAATAAAGGCGCCATCCGCAAGCGCTTCCACAACGACCCCATCGCCAAAAATGCCGAAGAGTTGTTAAAAGTAGAAAATCTTTTCGATTAA
- a CDS encoding response regulator transcription factor, translating to MRILVIEDEKKIADFIKRGLKEEGYAVDTAGDGENGLFLAKTNNYDLILLDLLLPKLDGIQVCKVLREEKIPSPIIMLTAKDAVKDKVTGLDAGADDYLTKPFAFEELLARIRAILRKKSEVQEETKLHVADLLFDLHTHKVTRSGKEIELTSKEYALLEYLMRNAGKVVTRTMISEHVWDIDFDTFTNVIDVYINYLRNKVDSGAKKKLIHTVRGRGYILKE from the coding sequence ATGCGCATATTGGTCATCGAAGACGAGAAGAAGATAGCCGACTTCATTAAGCGCGGACTTAAGGAAGAGGGGTATGCTGTCGATACCGCCGGCGACGGCGAAAACGGTCTTTTTCTCGCCAAAACGAATAATTACGATCTCATTCTTCTCGATCTGCTCCTGCCGAAGCTCGATGGTATTCAGGTGTGTAAAGTGTTGAGAGAAGAGAAGATACCCTCACCCATTATAATGCTCACCGCCAAGGATGCCGTCAAGGACAAGGTAACCGGTCTTGACGCCGGGGCGGATGATTATCTGACTAAACCGTTTGCTTTCGAGGAGCTTCTGGCGAGGATACGGGCGATATTGCGGAAGAAGAGCGAAGTGCAGGAGGAGACGAAATTGCACGTGGCCGATCTCCTGTTTGATCTTCATACTCACAAGGTTACGCGCTCGGGTAAAGAAATAGAGCTGACATCGAAGGAATACGCTCTCCTGGAATATCTTATGCGCAACGCCGGCAAGGTCGTTACGCGCACCATGATATCGGAGCATGTCTGGGACATAGATTTCGATACGTTCACGAACGTAATAGATGTGTACATAAACTATCTGCGAAATAAGGTAGATTCCGGCGCCAAAAAGAAATTGATCCACACTGTAAGAGGCAGAGGGTATATACTGAAGGAATAA
- a CDS encoding carbohydrate ABC transporter permease produces the protein MSNTPIIKKNKAARTTLMYIFLILGGITMILPFLWMISTSLKSYNSVFIFDLKDIKWIPDPIYWKNYVDVWKVVPFARFYLNSIFVCVAVTFGQVATSALAAYAFARLKFPGRDKIFFAYLATMMIPGSVTMIPVFALMRWFGWIDTYKALIIPSIFTAYGTFLLRQFFMTLPRDLEDAAKIDGCSLWGIFWRVILPLSNTALATLTILVSLGNWVSFMWPLLVTNSIEKKTLPIGLAYFQELYQYAQPDWGLLMAGSLVTMVPIIIIFLFNQRFFIEGIKLTGIKG, from the coding sequence TTGTCCAATACTCCCATTATTAAAAAGAATAAGGCCGCCAGAACGACCTTGATGTATATTTTTCTTATATTAGGCGGCATAACCATGATACTGCCGTTTTTATGGATGATCTCCACATCACTCAAATCTTACAATTCAGTTTTTATATTCGATCTTAAAGATATAAAATGGATACCGGACCCGATCTATTGGAAGAACTATGTCGACGTGTGGAAGGTTGTGCCGTTCGCCAGGTTCTACCTGAACAGCATATTCGTCTGCGTCGCCGTTACTTTCGGCCAGGTCGCCACCAGCGCCCTGGCGGCGTACGCTTTCGCCCGGCTGAAATTCCCGGGGCGCGACAAGATATTTTTCGCGTACCTGGCGACGATGATGATACCCGGCTCGGTTACGATGATACCGGTTTTCGCGCTCATGCGCTGGTTCGGCTGGATCGATACGTATAAAGCGCTCATAATACCGTCGATCTTTACGGCTTACGGGACATTTCTTTTGCGGCAATTTTTCATGACCTTGCCGCGCGACCTCGAGGACGCGGCAAAGATAGACGGGTGCAGTCTGTGGGGCATATTCTGGAGGGTGATACTTCCGCTTTCCAATACGGCGCTGGCCACACTCACAATACTCGTCTCGCTCGGCAACTGGGTGAGCTTCATGTGGCCTCTTTTGGTTACGAACTCCATAGAGAAGAAGACTTTACCGATAGGCCTGGCTTATTTCCAGGAGCTGTATCAATACGCGCAACCGGATTGGGGGCTCCTCATGGCCGGCTCCTTGGTAACGATGGTACCGATAATCATAATATTTTTATTCAACCAGCGTTTCTTTATAGAGGGTATTAAACTTACGGGTATAAAGGGGTGA
- a CDS encoding sugar ABC transporter permease, giving the protein MIKLKSSDKEAVAGYLFVLPNFIGFAVFTLVPVILSLVLSFVNWDMLSPPKMVGLANFINLVGFHKEAAGFVANDPLFWKCLGNTLYLMLIIPVEIMASLVLALVVNHRIRGINLFKTIYFLPTITNGVAICLLWAWIYNSDFGLLNSIIIKCANFLSIHAHGIPWLTSVEWAKPSLMMMGLWIMMGGYNMILFLAALQGVPRELYEAAEIDGAGSWEKFWSITWPMISPTTFFITVMAVIGGFQGGFMQAYIMTGGGPDRSTMTLEYLIYNHLYSWQHVGYAACIAWFVFMIVFLVTIFNWRFGGKLVQYSHY; this is encoded by the coding sequence TTGATTAAATTAAAAAGTTCTGATAAAGAAGCGGTTGCCGGATATCTATTTGTCCTGCCTAATTTTATAGGCTTTGCGGTATTTACCCTCGTTCCTGTCATACTATCTCTCGTTTTAAGCTTTGTAAACTGGGATATGCTCTCCCCTCCGAAGATGGTCGGCCTGGCCAATTTTATCAATCTCGTGGGTTTTCACAAGGAAGCGGCCGGTTTTGTCGCTAACGACCCGTTATTCTGGAAATGTCTCGGGAACACGCTGTATCTTATGCTGATAATCCCGGTAGAGATAATGGCGTCGCTTGTGCTTGCGCTTGTAGTAAATCACAGGATACGAGGCATAAACCTTTTCAAGACGATATACTTTTTACCTACAATAACGAACGGCGTGGCGATATGCCTTTTGTGGGCCTGGATATATAACAGCGACTTCGGTCTTTTAAACAGCATTATCATAAAATGCGCCAATTTTCTGAGCATACATGCCCACGGCATACCATGGCTTACGTCTGTAGAGTGGGCAAAGCCGTCGCTCATGATGATGGGATTATGGATAATGATGGGCGGATACAACATGATATTATTCCTTGCCGCCCTGCAGGGCGTGCCGAGGGAGCTGTACGAAGCCGCCGAGATAGACGGGGCGGGCTCGTGGGAAAAGTTCTGGTCGATAACCTGGCCGATGATAAGCCCAACTACGTTTTTCATAACGGTCATGGCGGTGATAGGCGGCTTTCAGGGCGGTTTTATGCAGGCGTACATAATGACCGGCGGCGGGCCGGATCGCTCGACGATGACGCTCGAATATCTCATATATAACCACCTGTACAGCTGGCAGCACGTAGGATACGCGGCGTGTATCGCGTGGTTCGTCTTCATGATAGTGTTCCTGGTTACTATTTTTAACTGGCGATTCGGAGGGAAGCTTGTCCAATACTCCCATTATTAA